One genomic region from Deltaproteobacteria bacterium encodes:
- a CDS encoding tetratricopeptide repeat protein, whose protein sequence is MRHVFKYITCSLLAVSLGAGPVFADYRAATAYYARRDYISAANAYFQASGYPKAPGEKERSEWGLAQSLTRLGFYYSASKYYSVIVRRGPTQNNVYFVKALEELGRINSTINLGQSHIVQLFKTRIDPALVPQQAAGFYFYYLGIEAFNQRKYEQAFAYFQKVPSGPYLIKAQFHMGVVSNLRGAHSKAISYFERVRASADRDEDGAWIREQANLNLARVHYEVKRYRDSIEYYAQIPRNSDNWLEALFEAAWAFFMMQKHNNTLGTIHTLHSPFFENRFFPESYILQAITFLRLCRYPAVKDSLAKFKTRYKGVFDDLARMIEKNKADSKGFFKLVYDYRTGSLNEYRRAWAILDALSRTDVYKEAGQTIRFADNELARLSRYSSVWGRTGLQDDISGFLRNKKQAAVKDAGRRLFDKATGYYAYLKELSDQTIGINTEMVLGRVDTLRAQLKVGTADKKANFIGGLQELNVSQDLEYWPFEGEYWEDELGGYVYNLDSKCGKGEEGAAPTK, encoded by the coding sequence GTGCGACATGTGTTTAAATACATCACTTGTTCCCTCCTAGCTGTGTCGCTTGGCGCTGGCCCAGTTTTTGCCGATTATCGCGCAGCTACTGCTTATTATGCGCGACGCGATTACATTTCAGCCGCCAATGCTTACTTTCAGGCATCCGGTTACCCCAAAGCCCCAGGTGAGAAGGAACGCTCAGAGTGGGGCTTAGCCCAAAGTCTGACGCGCCTTGGGTTTTACTACTCTGCTTCAAAATACTACTCGGTCATCGTTAGACGCGGACCTACCCAGAATAATGTCTATTTCGTCAAGGCATTGGAAGAGTTAGGGCGTATTAACTCAACGATCAACCTTGGGCAGTCACACATCGTTCAGCTGTTTAAAACCCGGATTGATCCGGCCCTTGTGCCGCAGCAGGCCGCAGGATTTTACTTCTACTATCTCGGAATCGAGGCGTTTAATCAGCGCAAATACGAGCAAGCGTTTGCTTACTTTCAAAAGGTGCCGAGTGGGCCTTATCTAATTAAAGCGCAGTTCCACATGGGAGTGGTCTCTAACTTAAGAGGCGCACACAGTAAGGCTATTTCGTATTTCGAGCGCGTCAGAGCAAGTGCAGATCGGGACGAGGACGGTGCATGGATCAGAGAGCAGGCTAACCTCAACCTTGCTCGCGTCCACTACGAGGTGAAGCGATACCGTGATTCTATTGAGTATTATGCTCAAATTCCACGTAACTCAGATAATTGGCTAGAGGCGCTGTTCGAGGCGGCCTGGGCATTTTTTATGATGCAGAAGCACAACAATACCCTAGGTACGATTCACACGCTGCATTCTCCGTTTTTCGAAAATCGCTTCTTTCCGGAAAGCTACATCCTCCAGGCGATTACCTTTTTACGGCTGTGCCGCTACCCAGCGGTAAAGGATTCGCTCGCCAAATTCAAAACGCGCTACAAAGGCGTCTTCGATGACCTGGCGCGGATGATTGAAAAAAACAAAGCCGACTCCAAGGGATTCTTTAAACTTGTTTACGACTACCGTACGGGTTCTTTAAACGAGTACAGACGGGCGTGGGCTATCCTTGACGCCTTATCGCGCACAGATGTTTACAAAGAAGCCGGACAAACGATTCGCTTTGCTGATAATGAACTTGCACGGTTGTCGCGCTACAGCTCGGTATGGGGGCGCACGGGCCTTCAGGATGATATCAGCGGCTTCCTGCGCAATAAGAAACAGGCTGCCGTGAAAGACGCAGGACGGCGTCTCTTTGACAAGGCAACCGGCTACTACGCTTACCTGAAAGAACTCTCGGACCAGACCATCGGTATCAACACCGAAATGGTCTTAGGACGTGTCGACACTCTGAGGGCGCAACTAAAGGTCGGTACGGCTGATAAAAAAGCTAACTTCATCGGCGGCCTGCAAGAGCTCAATGTGTCACAGGACCTGGAGTATTGGCCCTTTGAAGGTGAGTACTGGGAAGATGAATTGGGCGGCTACGTTTACAACCTCGACAGTAAGTGTGGCAAGGGAGAGGAAGGCGCAGCGCCTACAAAGTAG
- a CDS encoding outer membrane beta-barrel domain-containing protein, protein MTQLTQKKSNAGVLARGLLLASVMAFGAFTPDAMANDDRFSGYEIRVIRPRFMTKSNRLELGGQGVFILNQSFIYSLMASGLLDYHFSESLAFEINGAFGLSFDKQDKTLLKRDFQITTQILRTSYMAAGGFLWTPIYGKTQLPTGDVVYFDSFLTFEAGMTGIAYDYAQCVAPDVEKPAPTTKSYPGAIIGFGQKYFLSEDTAIRWDVRDNFFVYQVADGSCNPGVSTGTDFQQNVTLQFGMSTFF, encoded by the coding sequence TTGACCCAACTGACACAAAAAAAATCTAATGCTGGCGTCCTGGCGCGCGGTCTGCTCTTAGCCTCTGTTATGGCTTTTGGTGCTTTTACACCCGATGCTATGGCAAACGATGATCGCTTCTCAGGGTACGAAATTAGGGTCATTCGCCCACGCTTCATGACCAAATCCAATCGCCTCGAGCTTGGCGGTCAAGGTGTCTTCATTTTGAACCAATCGTTCATCTATTCGCTCATGGCCTCGGGCCTGCTTGATTATCATTTCAGCGAATCTTTGGCCTTTGAGATCAACGGCGCCTTCGGACTGTCCTTCGATAAGCAAGACAAGACCCTCCTGAAGCGCGACTTTCAGATCACAACCCAGATTCTACGCACCTCCTACATGGCAGCGGGAGGATTCTTATGGACACCGATTTACGGCAAGACTCAGCTACCGACCGGGGATGTGGTTTATTTCGATTCTTTCCTGACATTCGAAGCCGGCATGACAGGTATCGCCTATGATTACGCTCAGTGTGTGGCGCCAGATGTGGAGAAGCCGGCTCCCACCACTAAGAGTTACCCAGGTGCGATTATCGGGTTTGGCCAGAAATATTTCCTTAGCGAAGATACTGCGATTCGATGGGACGTTCGCGACAATTTCTTTGTTTATCAGGTTGCCGATGGATCCTGTAATCCGGGTGTATCGACTGGAACAGATTTTCAACAAAACGTGACGTTGCAGTTCGGGATGTCGACTTTTTTCTAA
- a CDS encoding MotA/TolQ/ExbB proton channel family protein, which yields MLDFIAEKFEQGGMEIMSSITLVAFISIGLIIERAYRYWLEYDLANSSGFMAAVQKMVMNNSIENAIRLCKKARPKLLPFVMAEGLKRANDSTEEIENALNTATLTAMPKLTERLPFLGTTANVATLLGLLGTLFGLMKSFGAAAKLTGSAKQTALAAGISEALTATSFGLGTALMCLLAYGVLMLKQSGIVDDINRNSARLVDLLYTRKMKIKRGGSSSSVSAE from the coding sequence ATGTTGGATTTTATAGCTGAAAAGTTCGAGCAGGGCGGCATGGAAATCATGTCCTCCATTACTCTCGTGGCCTTCATCTCAATCGGCCTCATCATTGAGCGTGCCTACCGCTACTGGCTAGAGTACGACTTGGCTAACAGTTCCGGCTTTATGGCTGCCGTGCAGAAGATGGTGATGAATAACTCAATCGAAAACGCCATCCGACTCTGCAAAAAAGCTCGTCCTAAACTCCTTCCCTTTGTCATGGCTGAGGGCTTGAAGCGCGCCAATGACTCAACTGAAGAAATCGAAAACGCGCTGAACACGGCAACGCTCACAGCGATGCCGAAATTAACCGAAAGATTGCCGTTCCTTGGTACGACGGCCAACGTTGCGACGCTGCTAGGACTGCTTGGAACGCTCTTCGGTCTGATGAAGTCGTTCGGTGCCGCTGCAAAATTAACTGGATCAGCGAAACAAACGGCTCTAGCAGCAGGTATCTCCGAAGCCTTGACCGCAACGTCGTTTGGTCTAGGTACCGCTCTTATGTGTCTTCTGGCCTACGGTGTACTTATGCTGAAGCAGTCAGGCATCGTTGATGACATTAACCGTAATTCAGCTCGCCTCGTGGACCTGCTCTACACGCGCAAAATGAAGATTAAGCGTGGCGGTAGTTCATCGTCTGTTAGCGCTGAATAA
- a CDS encoding NADP-dependent isocitrate dehydrogenase: MKKIKVVRPVVELDGDEMTRIIWQMIKDKLILPHLDIDLKYFDLSIESRDKTNDQITIDAAKAIQQYDVGIKCATITPDEARVKEFGLKKMWKSPNGTIRNILGGTVFRAPIICKNVPRLVKNWSRPIVIGRHAYGDQYRATDVKIPGAGKLKMVFEPQGGGAATTWEINDFSGSGIAMGMFNTDESIEGFARACFEYGLMVKYPVYLSTKNTILKTYDGRFKDVFQDLFDREYAARYKQLGLTYEHRLIDDMVAQVLKWDGGIVWACKNYDGDVQSDTVAQGFGSLGMMTSVLMCPNGRTIETEAAHGTVTRHYRDHQAGKATSTNPIASIFAWTQGLAHRGKLDETPALTKFAQTLEKVCVQTVESGKMTKDLAVSIYGNNLPAGSYQNTADFLDSLAANLEKALSN; encoded by the coding sequence ATGAAAAAGATCAAAGTGGTCAGGCCGGTAGTTGAACTAGACGGTGACGAGATGACCCGGATCATCTGGCAGATGATCAAAGACAAGCTCATCCTACCTCATTTAGATATCGATCTAAAGTACTTCGACCTCAGCATTGAGAGTCGTGACAAGACTAACGACCAGATCACTATCGATGCCGCTAAGGCCATCCAGCAGTACGATGTCGGCATCAAGTGCGCGACGATCACGCCCGATGAGGCCCGCGTCAAGGAATTCGGTCTCAAAAAGATGTGGAAGAGCCCCAACGGCACGATCCGCAACATCTTGGGCGGCACCGTCTTCCGGGCGCCAATTATCTGCAAAAACGTGCCACGTCTGGTCAAAAACTGGAGCCGCCCCATCGTCATTGGTCGCCATGCCTACGGTGATCAGTACCGCGCTACCGACGTCAAGATACCAGGCGCCGGCAAGCTGAAGATGGTCTTCGAGCCCCAAGGGGGCGGCGCTGCCACCACTTGGGAAATAAACGACTTCAGTGGCTCGGGTATTGCTATGGGGATGTTCAACACTGACGAGTCCATTGAGGGCTTTGCTCGCGCCTGCTTCGAGTACGGCCTGATGGTGAAGTATCCCGTTTACTTGTCGACCAAGAACACCATCCTCAAGACTTACGACGGCCGTTTTAAGGATGTCTTCCAGGACCTCTTTGACCGCGAATATGCAGCACGCTACAAGCAACTCGGCTTGACCTACGAGCACCGCCTGATCGACGACATGGTGGCACAAGTCCTGAAATGGGACGGCGGTATCGTCTGGGCGTGTAAAAACTACGACGGCGACGTGCAATCAGACACGGTGGCTCAAGGCTTCGGTTCCCTCGGCATGATGACTTCGGTGCTCATGTGCCCGAACGGCCGCACCATTGAGACTGAAGCTGCGCACGGGACTGTGACGCGCCACTACCGGGACCACCAGGCCGGCAAGGCGACCAGCACTAACCCGATCGCAAGCATTTTCGCCTGGACGCAAGGCTTGGCTCACCGCGGCAAGCTTGACGAGACCCCAGCCCTCACCAAGTTTGCACAAACATTGGAAAAGGTCTGTGTCCAAACAGTCGAAAGCGGCAAGATGACGAAGGACTTGGCCGTGTCGATTTACGGCAACAACCTACCTGCCGGCTCGTACCAAAATACGGCCGACTTTTTGGATTCGCTGGCTGCGAATCTTGAGAAGGCGCTCAGCAACTAA
- a CDS encoding SH3 domain-containing protein, which yields MTTRWRRWSNVLWLGAALHVMAACSGSDQAAPSDPVLVEPEVGEAKVPTSDFATSTHAQESAAPTNPEAVPDAVEPPPAPIESDTGEPVALDSADVKTMDGDHAAQAPSETPPTFEEGALGAAGDDAASYLPAEGKAKGARAHHGRSASGKRGKHKMHGKNKGKAVRYVAVGTLNVRSKPSANARVVKKLKAGDEVQAHIKGQWARIGKGQWVKAKYLTKKAPGG from the coding sequence ATGACGACGAGATGGCGTCGATGGAGCAATGTGCTTTGGTTGGGGGCCGCGCTGCATGTGATGGCCGCGTGTAGCGGTAGTGATCAAGCGGCGCCTTCGGATCCTGTGCTGGTGGAGCCCGAAGTGGGTGAGGCCAAAGTGCCGACTAGCGATTTTGCCACAAGCACCCATGCACAAGAATCTGCAGCGCCCACTAACCCTGAGGCCGTCCCAGATGCCGTCGAGCCCCCACCGGCACCAATTGAGAGCGATACTGGGGAGCCTGTGGCCCTGGACAGCGCCGACGTGAAGACCATGGACGGTGACCACGCGGCCCAGGCTCCGTCAGAAACACCGCCTACTTTTGAAGAAGGGGCCCTTGGCGCCGCTGGGGATGATGCGGCAAGCTACTTGCCGGCGGAAGGTAAGGCAAAAGGCGCGCGGGCCCACCACGGCCGCAGCGCTTCCGGTAAGCGCGGCAAACACAAAATGCACGGTAAAAACAAGGGTAAAGCCGTACGCTACGTTGCTGTTGGCACGCTTAATGTCCGCAGCAAACCGAGCGCCAACGCGCGCGTCGTCAAGAAATTAAAGGCTGGCGACGAAGTGCAAGCGCACATTAAGGGCCAGTGGGCACGTATAGGCAAAGGCCAGTGGGTCAAGGCTAAGTATCTGACTAAAAAAGCCCCGGGTGGGTGA
- a CDS encoding thioredoxin family protein, translating into MENWTPDQLQQAIESGALVFLKLWKRGCGACKLSEPALERIVAADTLGMRFGQISTDEHPDILEIAETDVLPAFFVFKDRGLAAQQVGFKGIKSLQELIDKATH; encoded by the coding sequence TTGGAAAATTGGACTCCTGACCAGCTGCAGCAGGCGATCGAAAGTGGGGCTCTCGTCTTCCTCAAGTTGTGGAAGCGCGGCTGTGGGGCATGCAAACTGTCCGAACCAGCGCTGGAACGCATCGTCGCGGCTGACACCCTCGGTATGCGCTTCGGCCAGATTTCCACCGACGAGCACCCGGACATCCTTGAGATCGCTGAGACTGATGTGCTGCCGGCTTTTTTTGTCTTTAAGGACCGAGGGCTTGCTGCCCAACAGGTCGGCTTTAAAGGGATAAAATCATTGCAAGAGCTGATCGACAAGGCCACCCACTAG
- a CDS encoding extracellular solute-binding protein, with amino-acid sequence MKHLITAWLAFCTTTAALANDQLVILSPHRKSMQDEFIPKFKEHYQKTYGTAVDVAWLDNGGTADAVRLLRTRFGKNAQSASVDIFWGGGTSAFLDLSKDGHLAKSPVPKGLTATIAGVPMYDKSETWYATALSSFGIFANKKVLKLEGLGTPSRWSDLADPKFRGQITLADPRHSGTALTMAMIVLQAQGWDKGWATLTRIAANTRSFTQSSSDPIKAVVAGDAAASMAIDFYAQPKVDELGADKLMFTLPADETVLDPDPIGVVKGAPHAKVAERFITFLLSDDAQKLLVLPKGAADGPRLSTLGRMAVTQAAYAATEGRRVNAFNPFKVKKFVSLDPAKTVKLEHILGDLLGATQVDLQRDLAAAWAAATRGAKKVEDVDALTKAPVTEAELLSLSSKWDDNVVRNQTINTWTSNARATYKKIAGK; translated from the coding sequence ATGAAACATCTGATCACCGCCTGGTTAGCCTTTTGTACCACGACCGCGGCTCTCGCCAATGACCAGCTTGTGATTCTGTCGCCCCATCGCAAATCGATGCAGGACGAGTTCATCCCCAAGTTTAAAGAGCACTATCAAAAAACCTACGGCACGGCCGTTGATGTCGCGTGGCTGGACAACGGCGGGACGGCCGACGCCGTAAGACTCCTGCGGACTCGTTTTGGCAAAAATGCGCAATCCGCGAGTGTGGACATCTTCTGGGGCGGCGGCACCAGTGCCTTTCTCGACCTCAGTAAAGACGGACACCTAGCCAAGTCGCCCGTCCCTAAGGGCCTCACCGCGACGATTGCCGGTGTGCCCATGTACGATAAATCGGAGACCTGGTACGCCACCGCACTGTCCTCCTTTGGTATCTTCGCCAACAAGAAAGTACTGAAGCTCGAGGGGCTAGGTACACCAAGCCGCTGGAGTGACTTGGCCGACCCTAAGTTTCGCGGCCAGATCACGCTTGCCGATCCGCGCCACTCTGGCACGGCACTAACGATGGCCATGATTGTGCTGCAGGCCCAAGGTTGGGACAAAGGGTGGGCGACCTTAACACGTATCGCCGCCAACACGCGCTCGTTCACCCAGTCGAGCTCTGACCCCATCAAAGCCGTGGTTGCCGGCGACGCCGCGGCCTCGATGGCCATCGACTTTTATGCCCAGCCCAAAGTCGATGAACTCGGCGCGGACAAGCTGATGTTTACCTTACCCGCCGATGAAACCGTGCTGGACCCGGATCCCATCGGTGTCGTCAAAGGCGCCCCACACGCCAAGGTGGCCGAGCGCTTCATCACCTTCCTCCTGAGCGATGATGCCCAAAAACTCCTAGTTTTGCCGAAGGGTGCGGCCGACGGCCCCCGCTTGAGTACGTTAGGCCGTATGGCGGTGACGCAGGCGGCCTACGCGGCGACGGAGGGCCGCCGTGTTAACGCATTCAATCCTTTCAAAGTGAAGAAGTTTGTCTCTCTCGACCCGGCCAAGACGGTCAAACTTGAGCACATTCTCGGTGACCTTTTAGGCGCGACCCAGGTTGATCTGCAAAGGGATCTCGCGGCGGCTTGGGCCGCAGCTACCCGGGGCGCAAAAAAGGTTGAAGACGTGGATGCGCTCACGAAAGCACCGGTGACCGAGGCTGAGCTCCTAAGTCTTTCCAGCAAATGGGATGACAATGTGGTGCGCAACCAGACCATCAACACGTGGACTAGCAACGCGCGAGCCACCTATAAAAAGATTGCTGGCAAATAA
- a CDS encoding ABC transporter ATP-binding protein, whose translation MEVVFERIVKKYGDVTAVGGVDLTIKSGALHFLLGPSGCGKTTMLRMLAGLEAPSSGRLLFNGKDVTNLPAAARGIGMVFQNYALWPHMTVRKNIEYGLTVQKMSSDQIRQRTDEALAITQLSRYGDRLPGQLSGGQQQRVALARAIAVRPTVLLLDEPLSNLDAQLRLEMRDNLSRIHKQLGITTVYVTHDQKEALSMGTDVSVFRAGQLIQTDPPRQLYHAPKSAFVARFVGETNLLTATYLGHKDGLHSVKTTIGAIDASRSMTSAKVGDPVTVSFRPEAVKLNLGGGDIASDNRLTLKLDHLTYLGESEQFQLMGQDGTLVRASVFNPPDHTLAVGDTVAAWVAAEDVLVLPTETDQPAST comes from the coding sequence ATGGAAGTCGTTTTTGAACGCATCGTGAAGAAGTACGGCGACGTCACCGCGGTCGGTGGCGTTGATTTAACTATTAAGAGCGGTGCTCTGCATTTTTTGCTCGGGCCTTCGGGTTGCGGCAAGACCACCATGCTCCGCATGCTCGCCGGACTGGAGGCTCCTAGTTCCGGACGGCTCCTTTTCAACGGCAAGGACGTCACCAATCTGCCGGCGGCAGCACGCGGTATTGGCATGGTTTTTCAGAACTACGCCCTATGGCCGCACATGACTGTCCGCAAAAACATTGAATACGGTCTCACCGTACAGAAGATGTCCTCCGACCAGATCCGGCAGAGGACTGACGAGGCGCTCGCAATCACGCAGCTATCGCGTTACGGAGATCGTCTCCCTGGTCAACTATCTGGTGGGCAGCAGCAACGCGTGGCCCTAGCGCGCGCCATTGCGGTACGTCCTACGGTCCTGCTTCTCGACGAACCGCTCAGTAACCTCGATGCGCAGCTGCGCCTCGAAATGCGCGACAATCTGAGTCGGATTCACAAGCAACTCGGTATCACCACGGTATACGTGACCCACGATCAAAAAGAGGCCCTATCGATGGGCACCGATGTGAGCGTGTTCCGCGCGGGACAACTCATTCAAACTGATCCTCCACGGCAACTTTACCATGCCCCTAAATCAGCATTTGTGGCACGTTTTGTCGGTGAAACTAATTTACTGACTGCCACCTATCTTGGACACAAAGACGGCTTACATAGCGTCAAGACGACTATCGGTGCAATCGATGCGTCGCGGAGCATGACCAGTGCCAAGGTAGGCGATCCGGTGACGGTCTCCTTCCGCCCTGAGGCGGTCAAATTAAACCTTGGTGGTGGTGACATTGCCTCGGATAATCGTCTGACGCTGAAGTTGGATCACCTGACGTACCTTGGTGAATCAGAGCAGTTCCAACTGATGGGCCAAGATGGGACCCTGGTAAGAGCTAGCGTCTTTAATCCCCCGGATCACACCCTAGCCGTCGGAGATACCGTTGCGGCCTGGGTCGCTGCTGAAGACGTCCTAGTGTTGCCTACCGAAACCGATCAACCCGCGAGCACTTAA
- a CDS encoding iron ABC transporter permease, whose amino-acid sequence MTAATGARRHFALTENLIGYGTILLILGVLVAFLIAPVAVILVKAFRGPDGFTLEYFQLLFQNELHMEATVNSLALGLVTVLATTVIALPLALVNAKLEFPGKTLLTGLLLMPMVMPPFVGAIGIQRFFARRGVVNLFLMEFGLTDAPIEWLEGSRIFWAVALLEALHLYPILYLNLTSALANIDPSLDDVADTLGVSKWKRLKDITWPLARPGYFAGAIIVFIWAFTDLGTPLLVGYQQALPVRIFNMISDVNENPMGFALVVLVIVMTLVIFFVSKLALSGRKYEMMARGHVTNRVQKLNFVGALPCYLLLGFVILLAVTPHLSVALTSFSDNWFMTILPEHYTLEHYHQVLATELPMIGIKNSLLFSGLSTLVDLFLGVLVAYVIARKIVPFTGLLEGVTMMPLALPGIVLAFGYVVTFTGTPLDPFINPMTLLIIAYAIRRLPYMVRAATAGLMQTSRSLEEASMVFGASRFMTLRRITVPLIAANLVAGCLLCFAYAMLDVSDSLILAMKDQYYPLTKAIYALFLEQGSGELTASALGVLGMILLAICLLGASRVLGKKMGELFRS is encoded by the coding sequence ATGACGGCAGCTACTGGTGCGCGACGGCATTTTGCCCTGACAGAAAATCTGATCGGCTACGGTACGATACTTTTGATCTTGGGCGTCCTTGTGGCGTTCTTGATCGCACCAGTGGCGGTGATTCTGGTCAAAGCGTTCCGTGGTCCGGACGGTTTCACGCTCGAGTACTTCCAACTCCTCTTTCAAAATGAACTGCACATGGAGGCAACGGTTAATAGCCTCGCCTTGGGTCTGGTGACAGTTCTGGCAACAACGGTGATTGCGCTACCCCTCGCCTTGGTAAACGCCAAACTGGAGTTTCCAGGTAAAACGCTATTAACTGGTCTCCTCCTGATGCCGATGGTCATGCCGCCTTTTGTTGGCGCTATTGGCATTCAACGTTTTTTTGCCCGCCGCGGAGTCGTCAACCTGTTCCTGATGGAGTTTGGACTCACCGATGCGCCTATTGAGTGGCTTGAGGGCTCGAGAATCTTTTGGGCGGTAGCACTTTTAGAGGCTCTTCACCTCTATCCCATTCTGTATCTCAACTTAACAAGCGCTCTCGCCAACATCGATCCCAGTCTGGATGATGTCGCCGATACTCTCGGTGTCAGTAAATGGAAGCGGCTCAAGGACATCACCTGGCCACTTGCGCGACCTGGTTATTTTGCTGGTGCGATCATCGTCTTCATCTGGGCCTTCACCGATCTAGGGACGCCGCTCTTGGTCGGATACCAGCAAGCTTTGCCTGTGCGCATCTTCAACATGATCAGTGACGTCAACGAGAACCCCATGGGCTTTGCCTTGGTGGTCCTAGTCATTGTGATGACTTTGGTGATCTTCTTTGTCTCGAAGCTGGCGCTGTCTGGCCGCAAGTACGAAATGATGGCGCGCGGTCACGTGACCAATCGGGTGCAGAAACTTAATTTCGTTGGCGCCCTACCATGCTACTTACTACTTGGTTTTGTGATCCTACTAGCTGTGACACCGCACCTCAGCGTGGCGCTTACAAGCTTTAGCGACAACTGGTTTATGACTATCCTGCCCGAACACTATACCCTTGAGCACTACCATCAAGTTCTAGCCACTGAACTACCCATGATTGGGATCAAAAACAGCCTCCTGTTCTCTGGCCTATCGACACTCGTGGATTTGTTCTTGGGCGTTCTGGTTGCCTATGTGATCGCCCGCAAGATTGTGCCGTTCACAGGATTGCTTGAGGGCGTGACCATGATGCCTCTAGCTCTGCCTGGCATTGTCCTCGCCTTTGGTTATGTAGTCACGTTCACGGGCACACCGCTTGATCCCTTTATAAACCCGATGACCCTACTCATCATTGCCTACGCTATCCGGCGCCTGCCCTACATGGTGCGCGCGGCGACAGCTGGACTCATGCAAACCAGTCGCAGCCTGGAAGAGGCCTCGATGGTGTTCGGCGCCAGCCGCTTCATGACGCTACGCCGCATCACGGTGCCGCTGATTGCTGCTAACTTGGTGGCAGGGTGCCTCCTATGTTTTGCCTATGCCATGCTCGATGTGAGCGATAGCTTGATCTTGGCCATGAAGGATCAGTACTATCCCTTAACCAAGGCAATTTACGCCCTATTTCTAGAGCAGGGCAGCGGCGAACTCACGGCTTCGGCGCTGGGTGTCCTGGGTATGATCCTACTGGCAATTTGCCTTTTAGGGGCTTCACGGGTCCTCGGCAAGAAGATGGGTGAGCTCTTTCGCAGTTAA
- a CDS encoding heme A synthase: protein MSQVRYQRYTWAVLGYTILVIMWGAFVRATGSGAGCGEHWPLCNGVVVPRTPALETIIELSHRLTSGLTLLAVGFLVVWSFRRFPRGHALRQGSVLSAVFLVLEAAVGAGLVLAALVKDNASLLRAVVISLHLLNTFLLVGCLTYVSWYATSGRRERFRITVRDWRRPAVLGGLVLFVVVGSSGAVVALGDTLFPATSLSAGLQQDFDPTAHFLLRLRVVHPLLAMATSVYWIVTCQVLRAQGLAGRVETLTRLASLAVTVQIIIGGLNLVLLAPTAMQLIHLILADITWVVLVILAIEVLAPRSADSDHAFVVN from the coding sequence TTGAGTCAGGTTCGCTATCAGCGCTACACGTGGGCGGTACTGGGTTACACGATCCTAGTGATCATGTGGGGCGCTTTTGTCCGTGCCACCGGATCCGGTGCTGGCTGCGGCGAGCATTGGCCGCTATGTAACGGCGTCGTTGTTCCCCGCACGCCAGCGCTTGAAACGATCATTGAACTGAGCCACCGCCTCACCAGTGGCCTCACGCTGCTTGCGGTTGGCTTTTTGGTCGTTTGGAGCTTTCGGCGCTTTCCACGCGGCCACGCGCTGCGTCAGGGTAGCGTCTTAAGCGCGGTTTTTTTGGTACTAGAAGCGGCAGTTGGTGCTGGCTTAGTGCTTGCCGCATTGGTTAAGGACAATGCATCGCTCCTACGGGCTGTTGTGATCAGCTTGCACTTGCTAAACACGTTTCTCCTCGTTGGCTGTCTGACTTATGTCAGTTGGTATGCAACCAGCGGGCGCCGCGAGCGGTTCAGGATCACGGTGCGTGACTGGCGACGCCCCGCGGTTCTCGGCGGTCTCGTACTTTTTGTCGTCGTGGGATCGTCCGGCGCGGTTGTCGCCCTCGGTGACACCCTGTTTCCTGCCACATCCTTGAGCGCCGGGTTGCAACAGGACTTCGACCCCACCGCGCATTTCCTGCTGCGGCTTCGCGTCGTCCACCCACTGCTCGCCATGGCCACCAGTGTGTACTGGATCGTGACCTGTCAGGTGCTGCGCGCTCAGGGCCTTGCCGGCCGCGTGGAAACGCTCACGAGACTTGCTAGTTTGGCTGTGACCGTTCAGATCATCATTGGCGGTCTTAACTTAGTTCTCCTGGCGCCGACAGCCATGCAGCTAATCCACCTGATTTTGGCCGACATCACCTGGGTCGTTCTGGTGATCCTCGCCATCGAAGTACTCGCTCCCCGCAGCGCGGACAGTGATCACGCATTTGTGGTAAATTGA